The following are encoded together in the uncultured Sphaerochaeta sp. genome:
- a CDS encoding cation:proton antiporter produces the protein MALSLAELIILCLIVEYLLQRIHIPPLIGMLAVGAVLGPQILGLLNPDLIRIGSDLRMIALIVILLRAGLELSRESLHKVGIQAILLAFLPAVFEAALIIAVAPRMLSISRGESVLLACVLAAVSPAVVVPMMVQFIKEGRGTKKAIPTLVLAGASLDDVTVIVAYSIVLSLYLGDAVNISWMIASIPFSLIFAVIVGYLIARFLIKVFERYNPRATKRAMTLLAIAIALVHIGDLLEARHIPFAALLAVMSIGFIILEKRESMAHELSSKLGKIWVFAQIVLFAMVGAQVDLNAAKEAGFAAILLILIALVIRSVGTYLCTLGSGFSQKEKLFVVISYLPKATVQAAIGSAPLSAMGERGMDTRPGQVILAVAVMSIILTAPLGAFAISWGGRHLLTVDGSEGSSSSALEASEAEYNLLKD, from the coding sequence ATGGCACTTAGTCTTGCGGAGTTGATAATTCTTTGTCTTATTGTTGAATATCTATTACAACGTATCCATATTCCCCCACTTATTGGGATGTTGGCAGTAGGTGCAGTCCTTGGTCCACAGATATTGGGTCTGCTCAATCCTGACCTGATACGAATCGGCTCAGACCTGCGTATGATTGCCCTCATCGTTATACTCTTGCGCGCAGGGTTGGAACTATCACGAGAGAGCCTCCATAAGGTAGGGATCCAAGCCATACTGTTAGCGTTTCTTCCAGCAGTCTTTGAAGCCGCTCTCATCATAGCCGTGGCACCTAGGATGCTTTCTATAAGCAGGGGAGAGAGTGTACTGCTCGCATGTGTACTTGCGGCAGTCTCTCCAGCGGTGGTTGTTCCTATGATGGTGCAGTTCATCAAAGAGGGCAGAGGGACAAAAAAGGCCATCCCTACTTTGGTGTTGGCCGGTGCAAGCCTGGATGATGTAACGGTTATCGTTGCATACAGTATTGTACTTTCACTCTATCTTGGGGATGCTGTGAATATTTCATGGATGATTGCATCCATTCCCTTCTCGCTGATTTTTGCAGTCATTGTTGGGTATCTGATCGCTCGATTCCTTATCAAGGTATTCGAACGGTACAATCCACGTGCAACCAAACGGGCAATGACCCTCTTGGCAATTGCAATTGCCCTGGTCCACATTGGCGATCTGCTTGAGGCAAGGCATATACCTTTTGCGGCACTCCTTGCGGTCATGTCCATTGGGTTCATTATCTTGGAAAAGAGGGAATCGATGGCTCACGAACTCTCCAGCAAACTGGGAAAAATCTGGGTTTTTGCACAGATAGTACTCTTTGCCATGGTAGGGGCACAAGTAGATTTGAATGCAGCAAAAGAAGCAGGCTTTGCTGCAATCCTGCTTATTCTCATCGCACTGGTGATTCGATCGGTGGGTACCTATCTCTGTACACTTGGATCTGGTTTCTCTCAAAAAGAGAAGTTGTTTGTAGTTATTTCCTATCTTCCCAAGGCAACAGTGCAGGCCGCAATTGGTTCTGCTCCCCTCTCAGCAATGGGCGAGCGTGGTATGGATACCCGTCCTGGTCAGGTCATCCTGGCTGTAGCCGTGATGAGTATTATTTTAACTGCTCCTCTGGGTGCGTTTGCGATCAGCTGGGGTGGAAGGCATCTTCTCACGGTGGATGGGAGTGAGGGATCAAGCTCTTCTGCGTTGGAAGCGAGTGAAGCTGAGTACAATCTGCTCAAGGATTGA
- a CDS encoding M42 family peptidase produces MTNINRMRRICDANGISGFEDAVLDVIRKDGAHLGSFEEDSLRNLYLYRTQNQEKKPTVLLDAHTDEVGFMVKCIREDGMLEFIPIGGWITTNIPAHMVRVQKRDGSTIAGIVGSKPPHYQSEAERKSVPDISSLFIDIGASSKQHAIEMGVEVASPVIPEANCTYNPETKLLFGKAFDCRLGCSTILDVLEDLQEEILDVNLVAGFASQEEVGCRGAQLTAKKVNPDVAICFEGSPADDTFLPPYQQQTIVGKGPMLRFIDSKMITNPRFQRFALDLAEKLQIPVQQGVRNGGATNAAALHLSGQGIPTIVIGIPVRYAHTHWGISSMEDVESSIRLARAILSNLSEEIITGF; encoded by the coding sequence ATGACAAATATAAATCGAATGCGAAGAATATGTGATGCCAATGGCATTTCAGGATTTGAAGATGCAGTACTTGATGTTATCCGTAAGGATGGCGCACATCTGGGTAGTTTTGAAGAAGATTCCTTGAGGAATCTTTACCTCTACAGAACCCAGAACCAAGAAAAAAAACCAACGGTACTGCTTGATGCACATACCGACGAGGTAGGCTTCATGGTCAAATGCATTCGTGAGGATGGAATGCTTGAATTCATTCCCATCGGTGGATGGATCACAACCAATATCCCAGCTCATATGGTACGGGTACAAAAACGTGATGGTTCCACCATCGCCGGCATCGTTGGATCAAAACCCCCTCATTACCAGAGCGAGGCGGAACGAAAAAGCGTCCCGGACATCAGCAGTCTGTTTATCGATATCGGGGCATCCAGCAAGCAACATGCGATAGAGATGGGAGTGGAAGTAGCGAGCCCGGTTATTCCTGAGGCAAATTGTACCTACAACCCAGAAACAAAGTTGCTTTTCGGCAAGGCTTTTGACTGCAGACTTGGTTGTTCAACCATTCTTGATGTCCTGGAAGACCTGCAAGAAGAGATACTTGATGTCAACCTGGTCGCTGGTTTTGCCAGCCAGGAGGAAGTGGGGTGCCGAGGAGCACAACTCACCGCAAAGAAAGTCAATCCAGATGTAGCGATCTGCTTTGAGGGAAGTCCGGCTGATGACACCTTCCTCCCGCCCTATCAACAGCAGACCATCGTGGGCAAGGGCCCCATGCTTCGATTCATTGACTCAAAAATGATAACAAATCCAAGATTCCAACGCTTTGCACTCGATCTTGCAGAGAAACTCCAGATACCGGTACAGCAAGGGGTAAGAAACGGTGGCGCAACCAATGCAGCTGCATTGCATCTATCCGGCCAAGGTATTCCTACCATCGTGATCGGCATTCCTGTCAGGTATGCACATACACACTGGGGAATCAGCAGTATGGAGGATGTTGAGAGTTCAATCCGCCTCGCAAGAGCAATTCTCAGCAATCTCAGTGAGGAGATAATCACTGGGTTCTGA
- a CDS encoding aldehyde dehydrogenase has translation MNEVQLCISEMRTFFRNGSTQSVAWRKTQLKKLKDGIKEHEKQILDALFEDLGKTDFEGFATELGLVYTEIDKHLKHLDSWTSKRRVRNTLLSFPSKAYTISIPLGIVLIMSPWNYPFQLTIAPLVSALAAGNCVIVKPSRYSSHTSQVLESLIAKLYPSHYVTVFQGGSEMNQELLSHRYDHIFFTGSPIVGRVVMEAAAKTLTPVTLELGGKSPAIVEANSDIPLAARRIIWGKCLNAGQTCIAPDYVLVERSAASQLIEEMKLAITNMFGSDPLHCNDLPHIINERHFNRLISLFEEGTLAYGGQINPKNLKIAPTLLTDVLRSGTLMSDEIFGPILPIITYETFEQAIGYVQAREHPLALYLFSNDKEHQELVVRTVSYGGGCINDTVMHLSNPYLPFGGVGSSGMGSYHAKQGFDTFSHQKSVLESKRWLEIKLRYAPYRGKLALIKRLFS, from the coding sequence ATGAATGAAGTGCAGCTCTGCATCTCTGAGATGCGAACATTCTTCCGTAATGGTTCAACCCAGTCGGTTGCATGGAGAAAAACTCAACTCAAAAAACTGAAGGATGGAATCAAAGAACATGAGAAACAGATTCTTGATGCCCTATTCGAGGATCTGGGCAAAACTGATTTTGAGGGATTTGCGACAGAACTTGGTTTGGTCTATACGGAAATAGACAAACATCTCAAGCACCTGGATTCCTGGACCAGCAAAAGACGGGTAAGAAACACCTTGCTTTCGTTTCCATCCAAAGCCTACACAATCTCCATACCCTTGGGGATTGTATTGATCATGAGCCCTTGGAATTATCCATTCCAACTCACCATCGCCCCCTTGGTTAGTGCCTTGGCAGCAGGCAATTGTGTGATTGTCAAACCATCAAGATACAGTAGCCATACATCACAGGTTCTCGAATCCCTGATCGCAAAACTTTATCCGAGCCATTACGTGACCGTTTTCCAGGGAGGCAGTGAAATGAACCAAGAACTGCTCTCCCATCGTTATGACCATATATTCTTCACTGGAAGTCCGATAGTTGGTCGAGTGGTCATGGAAGCTGCAGCCAAGACGCTCACCCCGGTCACCTTGGAATTGGGTGGGAAAAGCCCTGCAATTGTGGAAGCAAATAGTGACATTCCCCTTGCCGCCCGTAGAATCATCTGGGGAAAATGTCTCAATGCAGGTCAAACCTGTATAGCGCCCGACTATGTATTGGTTGAACGCTCGGCGGCTTCTCAATTAATAGAAGAGATGAAATTGGCAATCACCAACATGTTTGGAAGCGATCCACTGCATTGCAATGACCTTCCCCACATCATCAACGAGAGGCACTTCAACCGACTAATCAGTCTTTTTGAGGAAGGGACGCTTGCCTATGGTGGGCAGATCAACCCAAAGAACTTGAAAATTGCTCCAACCCTGTTAACCGATGTGCTGAGATCAGGAACACTTATGAGTGACGAAATCTTCGGTCCGATTTTACCTATCATTACCTATGAGACCTTTGAACAAGCCATCGGTTATGTTCAGGCACGGGAGCACCCCCTTGCACTGTATCTGTTCAGCAACGACAAGGAACACCAGGAACTCGTGGTGAGAACCGTCAGCTATGGAGGAGGATGCATCAATGACACGGTCATGCATCTCTCCAACCCCTACCTCCCTTTTGGAGGAGTTGGGTCCAGCGGCATGGGTAGCTACCATGCAAAACAGGGGTTCGATACCTTCAGCCACCAGAAAAGTGTGCTCGAGAGTAAACGATGGCTCGAAATAAAACTGCGTTATGCCCCTTATCGGGGAAAGCTTGCTTTGATCAAACGATTGTTTTCTTAG
- a CDS encoding fucose isomerase: protein MNNIAQVRLGLVAVSRSCFPKALSERRRKAVKEAYQDPIYECPITVEDEKDMRAALEDISKHGVNALVVFLGNFGPETAETLLAKYFDGPVMYVAAAEGDGDLHDGRGDAFCGMLNCSYNLALRSLRAHIPDYPVGTAREVATMIEEFVPVARAVISLKQLKIISFGPRPQDFMACNAPIQGLFDLGVEIEENSELDLLVAYNKHKDDKRIESLVKEMASEIGSSPYEGILPRLAQYELTLLDWVEQHKGERQFVAFANKCWPAFQTEFGFVPCYVNSRLTAQGIPVSCEVDIYGALSEYIGICVSDKPVTLLDINNTVPSTMYEEHIRAKRSYRNDELFMGFHCGNTSCSLLKNPHMGYQVIMKRDLEPDLADPDITRGTMEGDLVSGPVTVYRLQSDARGRMRAYVAQGEVLDVPRESFGSIGVIGIEEMARFYRYVLLRKAYPHHAAIAFGHVGKALFNVFSYLGIEDIAYNQREGLPYEGENPFKH, encoded by the coding sequence ATGAATAATATTGCACAGGTCCGATTGGGTTTGGTAGCGGTAAGCCGCAGTTGCTTTCCCAAGGCCTTGAGTGAACGAAGACGGAAAGCAGTCAAGGAAGCATATCAGGATCCCATTTACGAATGCCCTATTACCGTTGAGGATGAGAAGGATATGCGCGCCGCGTTGGAAGATATCTCGAAGCATGGTGTCAATGCTCTGGTGGTATTCTTGGGTAACTTTGGACCGGAGACTGCCGAGACCCTGCTTGCTAAATACTTCGACGGACCGGTGATGTATGTTGCCGCGGCGGAGGGAGATGGGGATTTGCATGATGGGAGAGGGGATGCCTTCTGCGGTATGCTCAACTGTTCCTATAATTTGGCATTGCGCTCCCTGCGAGCACATATCCCTGATTATCCTGTCGGCACTGCCCGGGAGGTCGCCACCATGATCGAGGAGTTCGTCCCGGTTGCGAGAGCCGTCATATCCCTCAAGCAATTGAAGATTATCTCCTTTGGTCCAAGGCCACAGGATTTCATGGCATGCAATGCACCCATCCAGGGATTGTTTGACCTTGGGGTGGAGATTGAGGAAAACAGCGAGCTCGACTTGCTGGTAGCCTATAACAAACACAAGGATGACAAGCGCATTGAATCCTTGGTGAAGGAGATGGCAAGTGAGATCGGTAGCAGTCCCTACGAGGGAATTCTGCCCAGGCTTGCCCAATATGAGCTGACACTGCTTGACTGGGTTGAGCAGCACAAGGGGGAGCGCCAGTTTGTTGCCTTTGCAAACAAGTGCTGGCCAGCATTCCAGACGGAGTTTGGCTTTGTTCCCTGTTATGTGAACAGCCGACTTACAGCCCAGGGTATTCCCGTCAGTTGTGAAGTAGATATCTATGGAGCATTGAGCGAATATATTGGTATCTGTGTGAGTGATAAACCTGTAACCTTGCTGGATATCAACAACACTGTTCCCTCCACGATGTATGAGGAGCATATACGGGCAAAACGGTCTTATCGAAATGATGAGTTGTTCATGGGGTTCCATTGTGGAAACACCTCCTGTTCACTGCTCAAGAATCCCCATATGGGATATCAGGTAATTATGAAGCGAGATCTTGAGCCGGATTTAGCAGATCCAGATATCACCAGAGGGACGATGGAAGGCGACCTGGTCTCCGGTCCGGTCACCGTGTACCGCCTACAGTCTGATGCTCGGGGGCGAATGCGTGCGTATGTCGCCCAAGGAGAGGTGTTGGATGTTCCCAGAGAAAGCTTTGGAAGTATCGGTGTGATCGGCATAGAGGAAATGGCACGGTTCTATCGGTATGTGCTCCTGAGAAAAGCATACCCGCACCACGCTGCGATAGCCTTCGGTCATGTCGGCAAGGCACTATTCAATGTATTCTCCTATCTGGGAATTGAGGATATCGCCTACAACCAGAGAGAAGGGTTACCCTACGAGGGTGAGAATCCGTTCAAGCATTAA
- a CDS encoding L-ribulose-5-phosphate 4-epimerase, which produces MLEQLKEEVCEANLLLEHYRLITFTWGNVSAVDPKREFMVIKPSGVPYEDLTADKMVVVELATGKIVEGSYNPSSDTPTHRYLFNHFGEIKAVVHTHSRWATIFAQAGRGVPALGTTHADYFYGEIPCTREMENKEIETAYEEETGKVIVERFASLDPLSIPAVLVHSHGPFTWGSSAKKAVENAVVLEEVANMAYHTVLLEQNPKRTMDQVLLDKHYLRKHGKNAYYGQKNQE; this is translated from the coding sequence ATGTTGGAACAGCTGAAAGAAGAAGTGTGTGAAGCAAACCTATTGCTTGAGCACTATCGATTGATCACCTTCACCTGGGGTAATGTCTCTGCGGTTGACCCAAAGCGTGAGTTCATGGTCATCAAACCCTCCGGGGTTCCTTATGAAGACCTTACCGCTGACAAGATGGTGGTGGTGGAACTTGCAACCGGTAAGATTGTGGAAGGTTCCTACAACCCCTCTTCCGATACTCCTACCCACCGCTATCTATTCAACCATTTTGGAGAGATCAAGGCGGTTGTACACACCCATAGCCGATGGGCAACCATTTTTGCCCAAGCTGGACGGGGTGTCCCCGCTCTCGGCACCACCCATGCTGATTATTTCTATGGTGAGATTCCCTGCACCAGGGAAATGGAAAACAAAGAGATTGAGACGGCCTACGAGGAAGAGACCGGTAAGGTCATCGTTGAACGTTTTGCCTCTCTTGATCCTCTTTCAATCCCAGCAGTACTGGTTCACAGTCATGGCCCATTTACCTGGGGTTCCAGTGCAAAGAAGGCAGTGGAGAATGCAGTAGTACTGGAAGAAGTGGCCAATATGGCCTACCACACAGTGCTGTTGGAACAGAATCCTAAACGGACGATGGACCAGGTATTGCTGGATAAACACTATCTGAGAAAACATGGAAAGAATGCCTACTATGGGCAGAAGAACCAGGAGTAA
- a CDS encoding heavy metal translocating P-type ATPase — translation MADKCIWNVQNLDCAACAATIEENLNKVEGVKRARVDYAKKQIHVQSKDDRDDAFFQSLIAEAKRVEPALKVSNQPYKEKHTSLRMIIRIILSALFFALAFFFDIPWLFLPSYLIAGYSVLIKAGTNLLHGKVFDENFLMSIATLGALAIRETGEASAVMLLYLVGEFFQDRAVQKSRNAVMGVLDLRADEARIISEGQPEMVSSESVPVGSIIRVLAGEKIPLDGTIIRGFSTLNMQSLTGESLPQNAEEGKTVLSGSVNLSGVIDIQTTRAYEDSTATKILRLVEESSSRKAHSEQFITTFARYYTPFVVFFALALAIIPSLITGAWDTWIYRSLVFLVVSCPCALVISVPLSYFAGIGKSASNGILVKGGNYLEALSTIDTMIFDKTGTLTHGSFSLEKMISTGKSDLDESYLENLAASLERQSNHPLARAFDTLEAPFEASNIQEIAGKGISALIEGKQVTAGNAALFAYKSIPLSLDNEEEGTIHLAVDDIHAASFILKDTLRADAKQLIQTLRNLGLRHLLMLSGDKEQHAKAIATELGLDGYHAGLLPDQKQEHLAELEKTNPHLAYVGDGMNDAPSLAASRVGIAMGSKASDAAIESADIVILSEELSKLEKLVRISKKTSRIVKQNIAFALGIKAVVLVLGALGYASMALAVFADTGVTIIAVFNALRILLIRLSR, via the coding sequence ATGGCCGACAAGTGTATCTGGAATGTACAAAATCTTGATTGCGCTGCCTGTGCAGCTACCATTGAAGAGAACCTGAATAAGGTGGAAGGCGTTAAACGAGCACGGGTTGACTATGCAAAAAAACAGATTCACGTCCAAAGTAAGGATGATAGGGATGATGCGTTCTTCCAGTCCCTTATAGCTGAGGCAAAGCGGGTTGAACCTGCTCTGAAGGTCTCCAACCAGCCATACAAGGAGAAACATACCTCCTTACGCATGATTATTCGTATCATCCTCTCGGCGTTGTTCTTCGCCCTCGCATTCTTCTTCGATATACCGTGGCTCTTCCTACCCAGTTATCTCATAGCCGGATATTCAGTGCTAATCAAGGCAGGGACAAACCTGTTGCACGGAAAGGTGTTTGATGAGAACTTCCTCATGAGCATTGCCACCCTTGGAGCTCTCGCAATCCGAGAGACAGGGGAAGCATCTGCGGTTATGTTGCTTTATCTGGTAGGAGAGTTCTTCCAGGACCGTGCAGTGCAGAAAAGCAGGAATGCGGTTATGGGAGTCCTTGACCTGAGAGCAGACGAAGCAAGGATCATCAGCGAGGGACAGCCAGAGATGGTTTCCAGTGAATCGGTACCGGTTGGAAGCATCATCAGAGTACTGGCAGGAGAAAAGATTCCTTTGGATGGCACCATCATTAGGGGTTTTTCCACTCTGAACATGCAATCCCTGACAGGAGAGTCCCTTCCGCAGAATGCAGAGGAAGGAAAGACCGTGTTGAGTGGAAGCGTGAACCTCTCTGGTGTCATTGACATCCAGACCACCCGGGCATATGAGGATAGCACGGCAACCAAGATACTGCGTCTTGTCGAGGAATCATCTTCCAGGAAGGCTCATAGTGAACAGTTCATCACCACCTTCGCAAGATACTACACCCCCTTCGTTGTGTTCTTTGCGCTTGCTCTTGCCATCATTCCCTCGCTTATAACTGGAGCATGGGATACCTGGATTTATCGATCCCTCGTATTCCTGGTAGTCAGCTGTCCCTGTGCCTTGGTTATCAGCGTCCCTCTCTCCTATTTTGCCGGAATCGGCAAGAGTGCGTCCAATGGCATCCTGGTCAAGGGAGGAAACTACCTGGAAGCCCTCTCAACCATCGATACAATGATCTTCGACAAAACTGGAACCCTTACACACGGAAGCTTTTCCTTGGAGAAGATGATTTCCACCGGTAAGAGCGATCTTGATGAATCTTACCTTGAAAATCTGGCAGCAAGCCTGGAGAGGCAGAGTAACCACCCCCTTGCCAGGGCCTTTGATACACTTGAGGCTCCCTTTGAAGCAAGCAATATCCAAGAGATTGCAGGAAAGGGCATCTCTGCCTTGATAGAAGGGAAGCAGGTGACAGCAGGGAATGCAGCCCTGTTCGCATATAAGTCAATACCGCTCTCCCTGGACAATGAGGAAGAGGGAACCATTCACCTGGCCGTTGATGATATCCATGCAGCATCATTCATACTAAAGGATACACTCCGAGCGGACGCAAAACAGCTTATCCAAACACTGCGAAACCTTGGACTCAGGCATCTGCTCATGCTCTCTGGAGACAAGGAACAGCATGCCAAGGCTATTGCGACTGAGCTAGGATTGGATGGATATCATGCAGGGCTCCTCCCTGACCAGAAACAGGAACATCTTGCAGAATTAGAAAAAACCAATCCACACCTTGCATACGTCGGGGATGGTATGAATGACGCCCCAAGTCTTGCTGCCAGCCGTGTCGGCATTGCCATGGGTAGCAAGGCTAGTGATGCCGCCATCGAGAGCGCTGACATCGTAATTCTGAGTGAAGAGTTGTCCAAGCTGGAAAAACTGGTACGAATCAGCAAGAAAACCTCACGTATTGTGAAACAAAACATTGCATTCGCACTTGGGATAAAGGCCGTTGTGCTTGTATTGGGCGCACTGGGCTATGCATCCATGGCTCTAGCGGTGTTCGCCGATACTGGGGTGACCATTATAGCCGTTTTCAATGCCCTGCGCATCCTCTTGATCCGTCTTTCTCGTTGA